A region of Planococcus sp. MSAK28401 DNA encodes the following proteins:
- a CDS encoding SDR family oxidoreductase — MTQKNTAIITGASSGIGQATAKELAARGYHVMLAARREERLVDLKKEIEAEGGSADYKVTDVTSADEMKSLAQAALEKTGKIDILVNNAGLMPLSYMNKLKLDEWDQMVDVNIKGVLYGIAAVLPIMEEQKSGHILNVSSVAGHQVMKGSAVYSGTKYAVRAISDGLRQEIDPSHEIRVTIVSPGAVATELTDTITDDDVLDSFKSMSESMEPLQAEDIANAIGYAVEQPSHVDVNEILIRPRQQP, encoded by the coding sequence ATGACACAGAAAAATACCGCAATCATTACAGGGGCAAGCAGTGGTATCGGTCAAGCTACTGCAAAGGAACTGGCAGCAAGAGGCTACCACGTCATGCTCGCTGCACGGCGCGAAGAGCGCTTAGTGGACCTGAAAAAAGAAATCGAAGCTGAAGGTGGAAGCGCGGATTATAAAGTAACCGACGTCACCTCAGCCGACGAGATGAAATCACTGGCGCAAGCAGCACTAGAGAAAACCGGAAAAATTGACATTCTCGTCAATAACGCCGGACTTATGCCATTGTCCTATATGAATAAGTTGAAACTCGATGAATGGGACCAGATGGTCGACGTTAACATTAAAGGTGTCCTTTACGGCATCGCGGCTGTTCTTCCGATCATGGAAGAGCAGAAATCCGGCCACATCTTGAACGTTTCCTCTGTGGCAGGCCATCAAGTTATGAAAGGCAGCGCCGTATACAGCGGCACGAAATACGCCGTGCGCGCCATTTCAGACGGTCTGCGCCAAGAGATCGACCCATCGCATGAAATCCGCGTGACCATCGTATCGCCGGGTGCAGTCGCAACCGAATTGACAGATACCATCACGGATGATGATGTACTCGACAGCTTCAAGAGCATGTCCGAATCCATGGAACCGCTGCAGGCAGAAGATATCGCGAATGCTATCGGCTATGCGGTGGAACAGCCATCACACGTCGACGTTAACGAAATCTTGATCCGTCCGAGACAACAGCCTTAA
- a CDS encoding glycine betaine uptake BCCT transporter → MKKVTNVFWIAIVLIALAVGYGALAPEHFAEVTGNMESFLTTSFGWYYLLIVSVMVIFCLYFLVSPMGQIRLGKDTDKPEYSFATWIAMLFSAGMGIGLVFWGAAEPLSHFAIDPATAEPGSQEAFRESMRFTFFHWGIHAWSIYAVVALSLAYFQFRKGEPGLISSTLRPLFGDRMKGPWGVLVDVIAVFATAVGVATTLGFGAIQINGGLAYLFDGIPGDSLITQIIIIAVVTVLFMISSWSGISKGIKYLSNTNMVLAIALLVLVIVLGPTLLIFNMFTDSLGSYFQNLINMSFRAAPIDGENRSWIDGWTIFYWAWWISWSPFVGIFIARVSKGRTIREFLFGVLLIPTFISFIWFAAFGTTAIDVQSSGVDLTGLLTEETLFAVFNELPLGMLLSIVAVLLISTFFITSADSATFVLGMQTSNGSLDPANAVKLTWGIAQSTIAVILLFAGGLGSLQTALIIAAFPFSFIMLLMMASFYKALTLEYKAIKRKR, encoded by the coding sequence ATGAAGAAAGTAACAAATGTGTTTTGGATTGCGATCGTCCTAATTGCTTTGGCAGTTGGTTACGGTGCGCTTGCTCCAGAACATTTTGCGGAAGTTACCGGCAATATGGAATCATTCCTGACTACTTCGTTCGGTTGGTATTATTTATTGATCGTTTCAGTAATGGTTATCTTTTGCTTGTACTTCCTTGTTAGTCCAATGGGACAAATTCGATTAGGGAAAGACACAGACAAGCCGGAATACTCATTTGCAACATGGATTGCGATGCTGTTTTCAGCGGGCATGGGTATCGGGCTCGTATTCTGGGGTGCGGCAGAGCCGCTATCGCATTTCGCGATCGACCCGGCGACAGCTGAGCCGGGATCTCAGGAAGCGTTCCGGGAATCCATGCGTTTTACATTTTTCCACTGGGGCATCCATGCCTGGTCGATTTACGCAGTAGTTGCGTTATCGCTGGCATACTTCCAATTCCGTAAAGGTGAGCCGGGACTCATTTCCTCGACGCTTCGCCCATTGTTCGGCGACCGCATGAAAGGCCCTTGGGGTGTTCTTGTCGACGTTATCGCCGTATTCGCAACAGCGGTCGGTGTCGCAACAACGCTCGGCTTTGGCGCTATCCAAATCAATGGAGGGCTCGCTTATTTGTTTGACGGCATCCCAGGAGATAGCCTGATTACACAAATCATCATCATCGCAGTCGTTACTGTGTTGTTCATGATTTCATCCTGGTCAGGCATCAGCAAAGGGATCAAGTATTTGTCGAACACCAATATGGTGCTCGCCATTGCATTGCTGGTTTTGGTCATCGTTCTTGGCCCGACCTTGTTGATTTTCAATATGTTCACCGATTCACTCGGAAGCTATTTCCAGAACTTGATCAATATGAGTTTCCGTGCAGCGCCAATCGATGGAGAAAACCGGTCATGGATTGACGGCTGGACCATCTTCTATTGGGCTTGGTGGATTTCTTGGTCACCATTTGTCGGGATTTTCATCGCCCGCGTTTCCAAAGGCCGGACCATTCGTGAATTCCTGTTTGGCGTCTTGCTCATTCCGACGTTTATCAGCTTCATCTGGTTCGCTGCATTTGGTACAACGGCAATCGATGTGCAAAGCAGCGGCGTCGATTTGACTGGATTGTTGACAGAAGAAACTTTGTTCGCAGTGTTCAATGAATTGCCTCTTGGCATGTTGTTGTCAATTGTAGCAGTATTGCTCATTTCGACTTTCTTCATCACATCTGCCGACTCGGCGACATTCGTTCTCGGCATGCAAACTTCCAACGGCTCGCTAGACCCAGCGAACGCTGTGAAGCTGACATGGGGGATTGCGCAATCGACCATCGCGGTCATCCTGCTCTTTGCAGGCGGACTCGGGTCCTTGCAGACGGCATTGATCATCGCCGCCTTCCCATTCTCGTTTATCATGCTATTGATGATGGCGTCGTTCTATAAAGCCTTGACCCTTGAATACAAAGCAATCAAGCGCAAACGATAA
- a CDS encoding 5'-3' exonuclease has product MEKPHIMLVDGMAVLFRSYFATAGVGQFFRTESGLATNGVQGFARHVLTAKSLMKPTHIAVCWDMGAHTFRTEMFDGYKANRPAPPEDMVHQFDQAREVSELLGWKNYGEKGIEADDFIGSFTKKWPDEADYTIITGDKDMLQLLTPSVKIAFMKKGFHIYDLYTEARFGEEYGILPEQFADVKAFMGDPSDGYPGVKGIGPKTALQLIQRYGSVEGVLEHIEELKPAQKKKIEENQDMLALSKKLAVIKDDLQLDVALDEIAVPNYSSDLVRLCDEREFRLLARLLEKSFI; this is encoded by the coding sequence GTGGAAAAACCACATATTATGCTTGTAGACGGAATGGCGGTCTTGTTCCGTTCGTATTTTGCCACAGCAGGCGTCGGACAGTTTTTCCGCACAGAAAGCGGACTTGCCACAAATGGCGTACAAGGATTCGCGCGCCACGTGCTCACTGCGAAGTCATTGATGAAGCCGACCCACATTGCCGTATGCTGGGACATGGGCGCGCATACTTTCCGCACCGAGATGTTCGACGGCTATAAAGCAAACCGGCCGGCGCCGCCTGAAGATATGGTGCATCAATTCGATCAGGCGCGTGAAGTGTCCGAGCTTCTCGGCTGGAAAAATTATGGAGAAAAAGGCATCGAAGCGGATGATTTTATCGGCTCGTTCACAAAAAAATGGCCGGACGAAGCGGATTACACAATCATTACCGGAGATAAAGACATGCTTCAGCTATTGACCCCGTCGGTCAAGATCGCTTTCATGAAAAAAGGCTTCCACATCTATGATCTTTACACCGAGGCGCGGTTCGGGGAAGAATATGGCATCTTGCCGGAGCAATTTGCTGATGTAAAAGCATTCATGGGCGACCCGAGTGACGGCTATCCGGGCGTCAAAGGCATCGGCCCGAAGACGGCGCTTCAGTTGATCCAACGCTACGGCTCGGTCGAAGGCGTCCTGGAACATATCGAGGAACTGAAACCAGCGCAGAAAAAGAAAATCGAAGAGAATCAAGACATGCTCGCGCTATCGAAAAAGCTGGCGGTCATCAAAGATGACCTCCAGCTCGATGTGGCACTCGACGAAATCGCAGTGCCGAATTATTCTTCTGATTTGGTAAGGTTATGCGACGAGCGGGAATTCCGCCTGCTCGCAAGACTCTTGGAAAAATCATTTATCTGA
- a CDS encoding C39 family peptidase yields the protein MKALLPFQAMNQYAEHVPAAYRASACGPVTTASILLYHEGVAPGIGPLYKLLGATPIGLSAFCLIRRLRKLAGPRYDIKRIHSIEHIKQQLDAGYPLAVKFDRYFSLRWRQKTTFAYHWVPLIGYKETGDDLLLYIHDNGQKNRPSKLRAVSFRENQGVLSFIQIAPVSKSDK from the coding sequence ATGAAAGCGCTGCTGCCTTTTCAAGCAATGAACCAATACGCTGAACATGTACCGGCCGCCTACCGAGCTTCTGCATGCGGGCCGGTCACCACTGCCTCCATCCTGCTCTACCATGAAGGCGTGGCACCGGGGATCGGGCCGCTTTATAAATTGCTCGGAGCGACGCCGATCGGCTTGAGCGCGTTTTGCCTAATCCGGCGGCTGAGAAAACTGGCCGGGCCGCGTTACGATATTAAGCGGATTCATTCAATCGAACACATTAAACAACAGCTCGATGCCGGCTATCCGCTTGCTGTAAAGTTCGACCGCTATTTTTCATTGCGCTGGCGCCAAAAAACCACTTTCGCCTATCACTGGGTCCCGCTCATCGGCTACAAGGAAACTGGGGACGATTTGCTGTTGTACATTCATGACAACGGACAAAAAAACCGCCCGAGCAAACTGCGGGCGGTGTCGTTCCGGGAAAACCAGGGCGTATTGAGTTTCATCCAGATTGCGCCGGTGTCCAAGTCAGATAAATGA
- a CDS encoding STAS domain-containing protein, protein MDPQQEIKELQELVAYYQDVIYNMSAPIIPSIVPNTILVPIAGYIFRDRFETIRTKVLDYADSHRDTEQVVFDFTGVTMQDVQSFDFNELALELTQLNSALKLMGLRGIYVGFNPRFVREIVHAGIHVDLEVYTTFRSALQTLLDEREAKLR, encoded by the coding sequence ATGGATCCACAACAAGAAATTAAGGAATTGCAAGAACTCGTGGCGTACTACCAAGACGTCATTTACAATATGTCGGCACCGATCATCCCGTCGATCGTCCCGAATACCATTCTCGTGCCGATTGCCGGGTACATTTTCCGCGACCGTTTCGAGACGATCCGGACGAAAGTGCTCGATTATGCTGATAGCCATCGCGATACAGAACAAGTGGTCTTCGACTTTACCGGCGTGACGATGCAAGATGTCCAGTCATTTGACTTCAATGAACTCGCACTTGAATTGACTCAATTGAACAGCGCCTTGAAACTGATGGGCTTGCGCGGCATCTATGTCGGCTTCAACCCTCGTTTTGTCAGGGAGATAGTCCATGCCGGCATTCACGTTGACTTGGAAGTTTATACGACATTCCGCAGCGCCTTGCAAACTTTGCTCGATGAACGAGAAGCCAAGCTGCGCTGA
- a CDS encoding thioredoxin family protein, whose protein sequence is MKSLKTTEQFNDTIQNGEPVIVKFQAGWCPDCTRMDMFIDPIIEQYDNYQWVDVNRDELPEIAEQYEVMGIPSLLIFKDGVKQAHLHSANAKTPASVIHFLEDQQT, encoded by the coding sequence ATGAAATCCCTAAAAACAACTGAACAGTTCAACGATACAATCCAAAACGGCGAACCGGTCATCGTGAAATTCCAGGCTGGCTGGTGCCCTGATTGCACACGCATGGATATGTTCATCGACCCGATCATCGAACAATACGACAACTACCAATGGGTTGACGTCAACCGCGACGAACTCCCGGAAATTGCAGAGCAATACGAAGTAATGGGCATCCCAAGCCTATTGATCTTCAAGGACGGCGTAAAACAAGCGCACCTCCACAGTGCTAATGCCAAAACCCCGGCTTCTGTCATCCACTTCCTGGAAGATCAACAAACTTAA
- a CDS encoding 3-hydroxyacyl-CoA dehydrogenase/enoyl-CoA hydratase family protein, with the protein MSYKIKKAAVLGSGVMGSGIAAHLANIGIPVMLLDIVPKEATKEEQAKGLTLEDKAVRNRIAATATQKLLKQKPAPLTQKKNLQLITPGNLEDDLEKLSDVDWIIEVIVENLDIKKSLYEKVDAVRKPGTIISSNTSGISINAMSEGRSEDFQKHFLGTHFFNPPRYLKLLEVIPAQATAPEVVEFMQQFGEDRLGKGVVLAKDTPNFIANRIGTYGLLVTVREMQNRGYSIGEVDSVTGPLIGRPKSATFRTLDVVGLDTFMHVSKNVYDQTEGEEQQVFKTPEFMKSMVENGWIGAKAKQGFFQKKDKEILELDPDTMEYRPAQKLKTPSQEVAKQQKGLSAKMKTLVYADDRTGELLWSILAPTLVYSAQLHGEIADDIVAIDNAMKWGFGWEQGPFEVWDAIGVKQSTEKMAAQGLEVPAFAQALLDKGFDSFYKEENGDLYYFDGTDYQPVPVNEKVIDLKSYKKKHGVIKSNSGASLIDLGDGIALLEFHSRSNAIGLDIMQMINFSVDEVEKNYKGLVIGNQGKNFCVGANLGMILMEAQDDNIFELDLTIRTFQNAMLKLKYSSKPVVAAPFGMTLGGGAEVILPAARVQASMETYMGLVEAGVGLIPGGGGNKELYMKQLKGLPNHVTADYVNVAAGVFESIATAKVSTSADEARENNFLNFVDGISVNSDHLIYDAKQLALSLHDNGYQAPRREKVPVAGEAGYAAMLLGAEGMLLSGYISEHDMKIAKKLAYVLSGGKLPYGTKVDEQYLLDLEREAFLSLVAEPKSQQRMQHMLVKGKPLRN; encoded by the coding sequence GTGTCATACAAAATCAAAAAAGCGGCTGTGCTCGGATCAGGCGTCATGGGATCCGGAATCGCAGCGCATTTAGCCAATATCGGAATTCCGGTCATGCTGCTCGACATTGTCCCGAAAGAGGCAACGAAGGAAGAGCAAGCGAAAGGATTGACCTTGGAGGACAAAGCAGTCCGCAACCGGATCGCAGCGACTGCCACCCAAAAGCTATTAAAGCAAAAACCTGCTCCGCTGACACAAAAGAAAAACTTGCAATTGATCACGCCAGGCAACTTGGAAGATGATCTCGAAAAGCTATCCGACGTGGATTGGATTATCGAAGTCATCGTCGAAAACCTGGATATTAAGAAATCACTCTATGAAAAGGTGGATGCAGTCAGAAAGCCCGGCACCATCATTTCCTCCAATACATCAGGCATCAGCATCAATGCGATGTCAGAAGGGCGCTCGGAAGATTTCCAGAAGCATTTCCTTGGCACCCATTTCTTTAACCCGCCGCGCTACTTGAAATTGCTTGAAGTCATTCCGGCACAGGCAACAGCTCCGGAAGTCGTTGAATTCATGCAGCAATTCGGTGAAGACCGCTTAGGCAAAGGCGTCGTTTTGGCAAAAGATACGCCGAACTTCATCGCTAACCGCATCGGCACGTACGGCTTGCTCGTCACGGTGCGCGAAATGCAAAACCGCGGCTATTCTATTGGTGAAGTAGATTCCGTTACCGGCCCATTGATCGGCCGCCCAAAATCGGCGACATTCCGTACACTCGATGTTGTAGGTTTGGATACGTTTATGCACGTATCGAAAAACGTCTACGACCAAACCGAAGGCGAAGAACAGCAAGTATTTAAAACGCCTGAATTCATGAAGAGCATGGTCGAAAACGGCTGGATCGGCGCCAAAGCCAAGCAAGGCTTTTTCCAGAAGAAAGACAAAGAAATTCTGGAGCTCGACCCGGACACGATGGAATACCGCCCGGCGCAAAAATTGAAAACGCCTTCACAGGAGGTAGCCAAGCAGCAAAAAGGCTTGTCCGCAAAAATGAAGACACTCGTTTATGCAGACGACCGCACAGGCGAATTGCTGTGGAGCATCCTCGCTCCGACACTCGTCTATTCGGCGCAATTGCACGGCGAGATTGCAGACGATATCGTCGCCATCGACAACGCCATGAAATGGGGCTTCGGATGGGAACAGGGACCGTTTGAAGTTTGGGACGCAATCGGCGTCAAGCAGTCGACAGAAAAAATGGCCGCACAAGGTTTGGAAGTACCAGCATTTGCACAAGCCTTATTGGATAAAGGATTTGATTCCTTCTATAAAGAAGAAAACGGCGATCTGTATTATTTCGACGGGACCGATTATCAGCCCGTTCCGGTCAATGAAAAAGTGATCGACTTGAAGAGCTACAAGAAAAAGCATGGCGTCATCAAATCGAATTCCGGCGCAAGCTTGATCGATCTTGGGGACGGCATCGCATTGCTCGAATTCCATTCGCGGTCGAATGCGATCGGCCTCGATATCATGCAGATGATCAATTTCTCGGTCGATGAAGTCGAGAAAAATTATAAAGGGCTCGTTATTGGCAACCAAGGCAAAAACTTCTGTGTTGGCGCCAACCTCGGCATGATTTTGATGGAAGCTCAAGACGACAATATCTTTGAACTGGATTTGACGATCCGCACCTTCCAGAACGCCATGCTGAAATTGAAATATAGCTCGAAACCGGTTGTTGCGGCACCATTCGGCATGACACTCGGCGGCGGGGCAGAAGTCATCTTGCCAGCAGCACGCGTGCAGGCATCCATGGAAACTTATATGGGCTTAGTGGAAGCAGGCGTCGGGCTCATTCCAGGCGGCGGCGGAAACAAGGAACTTTATATGAAGCAATTAAAAGGCTTGCCGAATCATGTCACGGCTGACTATGTCAATGTAGCAGCGGGCGTGTTCGAATCGATCGCGACTGCGAAAGTGTCGACCTCAGCAGACGAAGCACGTGAAAACAATTTCCTGAACTTCGTCGACGGCATCAGCGTCAATAGCGACCATTTGATTTATGATGCGAAGCAATTGGCATTGTCGCTCCATGATAATGGCTACCAGGCGCCAAGAAGAGAAAAAGTGCCAGTCGCAGGGGAAGCGGGCTATGCCGCGATGCTGCTTGGGGCTGAAGGCATGTTATTATCCGGCTATATCAGCGAACACGATATGAAAATCGCCAAGAAACTGGCGTATGTATTATCAGGCGGCAAACTGCCATACGGCACGAAAGTCGATGAGCAGTATTTGCTCGATTTGGAACGTGAAGCATTCCTGAGCCTCGTTGCTGAACCGAAGTCACAGCAGCGCATGCAGCATATGCTTGTCAAAGGGAAACCATTACGCAATTGA
- a CDS encoding acetyl-CoA C-acetyltransferase, whose translation MREAVIVAGARTPVGKAKKGSLASVRPDDFGALVVRETLKRAGYDGPIDDLIMGCAMPEAEQGMNIARNIGALAGLPDTTPAVTVNRFCSSGLQSIAYAAERIMVGHAEAIVAGGVESMSMVPMMGNVLRPNAKIAETAPQYYMSMGHTAEQVATQYGVSREDQDAFAVRSHENAARAIEKGHFVDEIVPVEVIQRYVDSQNKYQEKSFMFEMDEGVRHGTSIQTLNKLRSAFSARGTVTAGNSSQTSDGAGSVLVMDREKAEALGLKPIAKFRSFATGGVPPEVMGIGPVVAIPKALKLAGLTKDDIDVWELNEAFASQSLGVIRELGLDMDKINLNGGAIALGHPLGATGSILTLRMLSELKRQNKQFGVVTMCIGGGMGAAGVFEML comes from the coding sequence ATGCGCGAAGCAGTAATTGTGGCCGGAGCCAGAACACCGGTCGGTAAAGCAAAAAAAGGTTCTCTCGCCTCGGTGCGCCCAGATGATTTCGGGGCACTTGTCGTACGGGAAACATTGAAACGGGCTGGATATGACGGCCCCATTGATGATTTGATTATGGGCTGTGCCATGCCAGAAGCAGAACAAGGCATGAACATCGCCCGCAATATCGGGGCGCTCGCAGGGCTTCCGGATACGACGCCGGCCGTTACCGTCAACCGTTTTTGTTCGTCAGGCTTGCAGTCGATCGCTTATGCCGCTGAACGAATCATGGTCGGCCACGCCGAAGCGATCGTTGCCGGCGGCGTCGAATCGATGAGCATGGTGCCGATGATGGGCAATGTGCTGCGGCCGAACGCCAAAATCGCCGAAACCGCCCCGCAATATTACATGAGCATGGGCCATACGGCAGAACAAGTGGCGACACAATACGGTGTCAGCCGGGAAGACCAGGATGCATTTGCGGTCCGGTCTCATGAAAATGCAGCTAGGGCTATCGAAAAAGGACATTTTGTCGATGAAATCGTGCCAGTTGAAGTGATCCAGCGCTATGTCGATAGCCAGAATAAATACCAAGAAAAATCGTTCATGTTCGAAATGGATGAAGGGGTGCGCCACGGCACATCCATCCAGACGCTCAATAAATTGCGCTCAGCATTCTCAGCGCGCGGCACGGTGACAGCGGGTAATTCTTCGCAGACTTCTGACGGCGCAGGTTCTGTGCTTGTCATGGACCGTGAAAAAGCGGAAGCGCTTGGCCTTAAGCCAATCGCGAAATTCCGTTCATTCGCAACAGGCGGCGTGCCGCCGGAAGTCATGGGCATCGGCCCGGTCGTTGCGATTCCTAAAGCCTTGAAACTGGCCGGCTTGACGAAAGACGATATCGACGTCTGGGAACTGAACGAAGCCTTCGCTTCACAGTCGCTCGGCGTCATCCGCGAGCTTGGCTTGGATATGGATAAGATCAATTTGAACGGCGGCGCCATCGCACTCGGCCATCCGCTCGGTGCAACAGGTTCGATTTTGACTTTGCGCATGCTTAGTGAATTGAAGCGCCAAAACAAACAATTCGGTGTCGTCACAATGTGCATCGGCGGCGGAATGGGCGCAGCCGGCGTCTTCGAAATGTTGTAA
- a CDS encoding acyl-CoA dehydrogenase family protein, producing the protein MEQEKTLIKGGSFLIEDADLSRVFTPEDFTEEHKMIAKTTEDYVNTEVMPLVEKLENHEFEHSVKLLKKAGELGLLGADVPEQYDGLGLDKIASALIAEKMSKAGGFSITHGAHVGIGSLPIVLFGNEEQKKKYLPVLATGEKIAAYALTEPSSGSDALGAKTVAKLNEAGTHYVLNGEKQWITNAGFADVFVVYAKIDGEQFSAFIVERDFGGVSVGPEEKKMGIKSSSTRTLILEDAEVPVENLLGEAGRGHIIAFNILNIGRYKLGVGTIGASKRAMELTIPYTNQRQQFKTPISSFNLTKEKLATMASKLYAVESSVYRTVGLFEDRMSGFTDEQQADGKLVADSIAEFAIECSLNKFFGTETLDYIVDEGVQLHGGYGFMQEYEIERIYRDSRINRIFEGTNEINRLLVPGTLLRKAMKGELPLLQHAQALQEELLMMMPEEVGTEALAQEKALVKNAKKIAILAAGLAAQTYGKKLEAEQEVLVNIADIVSNVFAMESVVLRTEKAIAASGEEKAKQKLLYTQIFCQEALEEIEKDAKETLIAAIDGDNQRMMLSALRKLTRSTPYNLIAKKREASEKLISVEKYVV; encoded by the coding sequence ATGGAACAAGAAAAAACATTGATCAAAGGCGGAAGCTTTTTGATCGAAGATGCAGACCTATCGCGTGTGTTCACGCCGGAAGATTTCACAGAAGAGCATAAAATGATCGCCAAAACGACAGAGGATTACGTCAACACAGAAGTTATGCCTTTGGTCGAAAAGTTGGAGAACCATGAATTTGAGCATTCCGTTAAGCTCTTGAAAAAAGCAGGCGAACTTGGCCTTCTCGGCGCAGACGTTCCAGAACAATACGACGGGCTCGGGCTCGACAAAATCGCCTCTGCCTTGATTGCTGAGAAGATGTCCAAAGCGGGCGGTTTCTCCATCACACACGGCGCACACGTCGGCATCGGTTCTTTGCCGATCGTCTTATTCGGTAACGAGGAACAGAAAAAGAAATACTTGCCGGTTCTTGCAACGGGCGAGAAAATCGCAGCTTACGCCTTGACTGAGCCGAGCTCCGGATCAGATGCTTTGGGTGCGAAAACAGTCGCGAAACTGAACGAAGCGGGTACGCATTACGTCTTGAACGGCGAAAAGCAATGGATCACAAACGCAGGATTTGCGGATGTCTTCGTGGTCTATGCAAAAATCGACGGCGAACAATTCTCAGCATTTATCGTCGAGCGCGACTTCGGGGGCGTATCGGTTGGCCCGGAAGAAAAGAAAATGGGCATCAAATCGTCTTCTACACGTACATTGATCTTGGAAGATGCGGAAGTACCAGTGGAAAATCTTCTCGGCGAAGCAGGGCGCGGACACATCATCGCCTTCAATATTTTGAACATCGGGCGCTATAAACTGGGCGTCGGCACAATCGGCGCATCCAAGCGCGCAATGGAATTGACGATTCCTTACACGAACCAGCGCCAGCAATTCAAGACGCCGATCTCTTCTTTCAACCTGACAAAAGAGAAATTGGCGACAATGGCCTCTAAATTGTATGCCGTGGAAAGTTCCGTGTACCGTACAGTCGGCTTGTTCGAAGATCGCATGAGCGGCTTCACGGATGAGCAGCAGGCAGACGGCAAACTGGTCGCGGATTCTATCGCGGAATTTGCCATCGAATGTTCATTGAATAAATTCTTCGGAACGGAAACTTTGGATTATATCGTCGATGAAGGCGTACAGCTTCATGGCGGCTACGGCTTTATGCAGGAATATGAAATCGAGCGCATCTACCGCGATTCCCGCATCAACCGAATCTTCGAAGGAACAAATGAAATCAACCGCCTGCTCGTGCCGGGAACATTGCTACGCAAAGCGATGAAAGGCGAATTGCCGCTATTGCAACATGCGCAAGCTTTGCAGGAAGAATTGTTGATGATGATGCCTGAAGAAGTCGGCACGGAAGCGTTGGCACAGGAAAAAGCATTGGTGAAAAACGCCAAGAAAATCGCCATCCTCGCTGCAGGCCTTGCTGCACAGACTTACGGCAAGAAACTGGAAGCAGAGCAGGAAGTGCTCGTGAACATCGCGGATATCGTCAGCAATGTCTTCGCAATGGAATCGGTTGTCTTGCGCACTGAAAAAGCAATCGCAGCAAGCGGCGAAGAAAAGGCGAAGCAGAAACTTCTTTATACGCAGATCTTCTGCCAGGAAGCTTTAGAAGAAATCGAGAAAGACGCGAAAGAAACCTTGATCGCAGCAATCGATGGCGATAACCAGCGCATGATGTTGTCTGCACTTCGCAAGTTGACGCGTTCAACACCGTACAACTTGATCGCGAAAAAACGCGAAGCATCCGAAAAATTGATCAGTGTAGAAAAATACGTCGTCTAA
- a CDS encoding arsenate reductase family protein: MMIQYYAYPKCSTCQKGKKWLEANDAEFDYIDISQNPPSAAQLKEIHQTSGIELKKFFNTSGKKYRELELKEKLPEMSADEQYKLLASDGMLIKRPLAWDGSQATLGFKEEAYGNTWS, from the coding sequence TTGATGATCCAGTATTACGCTTACCCGAAATGCTCGACCTGCCAAAAAGGCAAGAAATGGCTTGAGGCAAATGATGCGGAGTTCGACTATATCGATATCTCGCAAAATCCGCCTTCCGCGGCACAGCTGAAAGAGATCCACCAAACGAGCGGCATCGAGCTGAAGAAGTTTTTCAATACGAGCGGCAAAAAATACCGTGAACTCGAACTGAAGGAAAAGCTGCCGGAAATGTCAGCAGATGAGCAATACAAATTGCTAGCATCAGACGGCATGCTCATCAAACGCCCGCTTGCATGGGACGGCTCTCAGGCGACACTTGGCTTCAAGGAAGAGGCTTACGGAAATACATGGAGCTGA
- the gcvH gene encoding glycine cleavage system protein GcvH yields MSTPQELRYSKEHEWVKVEDGKARIGITHFAQDELGDIVFVELPQVGDELKKDEPFGSVESVKTVSELYAPISGKIVEVNSELEDSPEFVNESPYEKAWMVVVEAPSEDEVNALMSADEYKEMTNE; encoded by the coding sequence ATGAGCACACCACAAGAGCTTCGCTATTCAAAAGAACACGAATGGGTCAAAGTCGAAGACGGCAAAGCACGTATCGGCATTACTCATTTCGCGCAAGATGAACTTGGAGACATCGTATTTGTCGAGCTTCCGCAAGTCGGCGACGAGCTGAAAAAAGACGAGCCATTCGGCAGCGTCGAATCCGTTAAAACAGTATCGGAATTGTATGCGCCAATCAGCGGGAAAATCGTCGAAGTCAATTCTGAGCTTGAAGACAGCCCGGAATTCGTCAACGAATCACCTTATGAAAAAGCGTGGATGGTCGTTGTGGAAGCCCCTTCCGAAGATGAGGTCAATGCATTGATGTCAGCTGACGAATATAAAGAAATGACAAACGAGTAA